The Meles meles chromosome 6, mMelMel3.1 paternal haplotype, whole genome shotgun sequence genome has a window encoding:
- the CBLN3 gene encoding cerebellin-3, producing MPGAKLHWLPGLLSSPRLPLALMLLVLGCGWAQEGAEPVLLEGECLVVCEPGRAAAGGPGGAALGEAPPGRVAFAAVRSHHHEPAGEISNGTSGAIYFDQVLVNEGGGFDRASGSFVAPVRGVYSFRFHVVKVYNRQTVQVSLMLNTWPVISAFANDPDVTREAATSSVLLPLDPGDRVSLRLRRGNLLGGWKYSSFSGFLIFPL from the exons ATGCCGGGAGCCAAGCTACACTGGCTACCAGGTCTCCTATCCAGCCCCCGGTTGCCCTTGGCCCTGATGCTTCTGGTCCTAGGGTGCGGGTGGGCCCAAGAGGGGGCAGAGCCTGTCCTCCTGGAGGGTGAGTGTCTGGTGGTCTGTGAGCCTGGCCGAGCTGCTGCAGGGGGCCCTGGGGGAGCAGCCCTAGGAGAGGCACCCCCCGGAAGAGTGGCATTTGCCGCAGTCCGAAGCCACCACCATGAGCCAGCAGGAGAGATCAGCAATGGCACCAGTGGAGCCATCTACTTTGACCAG GTCCTGGTAAATGAGGGTGGTGGCTTTGACCGGGCCTCAGGCTCCTTCGTGGCCCCTGTCCGTGGTGTCTATAGCTTCCGGTTCCATGTGGTGAAGGTCTACAACCGCCAAACTGTCCAG GTAAGCCTGATGCTGAACACCTGGCCTGTCATCTCAGCCTTTGCCAATGACCCTGACGTGACTCGAGAGGCAGCCACCAGCTCTGTGTTACTGCCCCTGGACCCGGGGGACCGGGTGTCCCTACGCCTGCGCCGGGGGAACCTGCTGGGTGGCTGGAAATATTCAAGCTTCTCTGGCTTCCTCATTTTCCCACTCTAG
- the KHNYN gene encoding protein KHNYN isoform X1 yields MPTWGAGSPSPDRFAVSAEAEDKVREQQPYVERIFRVEMSVLPKDCPENPHIWLQLEGPKENASRAKEFLKGLCSPELQDEVHYPPKLHCIFLGAQGFFLDCLVWSTSAHLVPGPPGSLMVSGLTEAFVMAQSRVEELVERLSWDFQPGRSPGASQCAGVLADFSALLQPYGDAHTQALLRLPLAVQEELLSLVQEAARGQGPQPQPLCGRGSPGPLGAQYQGVRAPSSEGRESLDPGPMGWQESRGERQVMEKEGGKQGGPREMEVGWKELPGKEAWEKAGAFRSQSGGGMVGQLGPFLTGKALGKEGVPQDRGRSVCVQSEPPVAQGPCQRAAQPRGASLLQRLHNGKASPPRVPSPPPAPEPPWHCGDRGDRGDRGDKQQVAARGRGSPWKRGTRGGNLVTGTQRFQEALQDPFTLCLANVPGQPDLRHIVIDGSNVAMVHGLQHYFSSRGIAIAVQYFWDRGHRDITVFVPQWRFSKDARVREGHFLQKLYSLSLLSLTPSRVMDGKRISSYDDRFMVKLAEETDGVIVSNDQFRDLAEESEKWMAIIRERLLPFTFVGNLFMVPDDPLGRNGPTLDEFLKKPVRAQGSSKAQHPSRGFAEPGQQQQGREEEEKGSDIRKTRETERLRRQLLEVFWGQDHKVDFILQREPYCRDINQLSEALLSLNF; encoded by the exons ATGCCTACCTGGGGGGCTGGCTCCCCGTCCCCTGACCGCTTTGCCGTGTCTGCGGAGGCCGAGGACAAGGTGCGGGAGCAGCAACCCTACGTGGAGCGCATCTTCAGAGTGGAGATGAGTGTCCTCCCAAAGGACTGTCCTGAGAACCCTCACATCTGGCTGCAGCTGGAGGGCCCCAAGGAGAACGCCAGCAGAGCCAAG GAGTTCCTGAAGGGTCTTTGCAGCCCTGAGCTGCAGGATGAAGTCCACTACCCACCCAAACTGCACTGCATCTTCCTGGGAGCCCAGGGCTTTTTCCTTGATTGCCTGGTCTGGAGCACATCAGCCCACCTCGTGCCAGGGCCCCCCGGTTCGCTGATGGTCAGTGGCCTGACCGAGGCCTTCGTCATGGCTCAGAGCAGAGTGGAGGAGCTGGTGGAGCGGCTGAGCTGGGACTTTCAGCCGGGGCGATCGCCTGGAGCCTCGCAGTGTGCCGGAGTGCTAGCAGACTTCTCTGCCCTGCTGCAGCCCTATGGGGATGCCCACACACAGGCCCTGCTGCGGTTGCCCCTGGCTGTCCAGGAGGAACTGTTGAGCCTGGTGCAGGAGGCAGCCAGGGGGCAGGGGCCCCAGCCACAGCCCCTCTGCGGCAGGGGGAGCCCAGGCCCACTGGGTGCTCAGTACCAGGGTGTCAGAGCTCCCTCGAGTGAAGGCAGGGAGTCCTTGGACCCTGGACCTATGGGGTGGCAAGAATCAAGGGGAGAGAGACAGGTtatggagaaggagggagggaagcagggtggTCCCAGGGAGATGGAAGTGGGGTGGAAGGAGCTGCCTGGGAAAGAGGCCTGGGAGAAAGCAGGGGCCTTCAGATCACAGTCAGGAGGGGGAATGGTAGGGCAGTTAGGGCCTTTCCTGACAGGGAAGGCCCTGGGCAAGGAGGGGGTGCCTCAGGACAGGGGAAGGTCAGTCTGTGTCCAGAGTGAGCCTCCTGTTGCACAGGGCCCCTGTCAGAGGGCAGCTCAGCCCCGGGGAGCCTCCCTCCTCCAGCGGCTCCACAACGGGAAAGCCTCGCCTCCAAGGGTGCCCAGCCCTCCCCCTGCACCCGAGCCCCCATGGCACTGTGGAGACCGAGGAGACCGAGGAGACCGGGGAGACAAGCAGCAGGTCGCTGCGCGAGGTCGTGGATCTCCATGGAAACGAGGCACGCGTGGGGGCAACTTGGTGACCGGCACGCAGCGTTTCCAGGAGGCCCTGCAGGACCCTTTCACCTTGTGCCTTGCCAATGTGCCTGGCCAGCCAGACCTCCGTCACATTGTCATTGATGGCAGCAACGTGGCCATGGT GCACGGCCTCCAACACTACTTCTCCAGCCGGGGCATTGCCATTGCTGTGCAGTACTTCTGGGACCGGGGCCACCGGGACATAACTGTCTTTGTGCCTCAGTGGCGCTTCAGTAAGGATGCCAGGGTCAGAG AGGGCCACTTCCTGCAAAAGCTGTACTCCCTCAGCctgctctccctcactccctcccggGTCATGGATGGCAAGAGGATCTCCTCCTATGATGATAG GTTCATGGTGAAGCTGGCTGAAGAGACTGATGGGGTCATTGTCTCCAATGACCAGTTCCGGGACCTGGCGGAGGAGTCTGAGAAGTGGATGGCAATCATCAGGGAGCG CCTGCTGCCTTTCACTTTTGTGGGAAACCTCTTCATGGTTCCTGATGACCCGTTAGGGCGAAACGGCCCCACCCTGGACGAGTTCCTAAAGAAGCCGGTCAG GGCACAGGGGTCTTCTAAGGCTCAGCATCCTTCCAGGGGCTTCGCAGAACCTGGTCAGCAGCagcaggggagagaagaggaggaaaaaggcagTGACATCCGGAAGACCCGGGAGACTGAGCGGCTGCGGCGCCAGCTGCTCGAGGTGTTTTGGGGCCAGGATCACAAGGTGGACTTCATCCTGCAGCGGGAGCCGTACTGCCGGGACATCAACCAGCTCTCAGAGGCCCTGCTGAGTCTCAACTTTTGA
- the KHNYN gene encoding protein KHNYN isoform X3, protein MPTWGAGSPSPDRFAVSAEAEDKVREQQPYVERIFRVEMSVLPKDCPENPHIWLQLEGPKENASRAKEFLKGLCSPELQDEVHYPPKLHCIFLGAQGFFLDCLVWSTSAHLVPGPPGSLMVSGLTEAFVMAQSRVEELVERLSWDFQPGRSPGASQCAGVLADFSALLQPYGDAHTQALLRLPLAVQEELLSLVQEAARGQGPQPQPLCGRGSPGPLGAQYQGVRAPSSEGRESLDPGPMGWQESRGERQVMEKEGGKQGGPREMEVGWKELPGKEAWEKAGAFRSQSGGGMVGQLGPFLTGKALGKEGVPQDRGRSVCVQSEPPVAQGPCQRAAQPRGASLLQRLHNGKASPPRVPSPPPAPEPPWHCGDRGDRGDRGDKQQVAARGRGSPWKRGTRGGNLVTGTQRFQEALQDPFTLCLANVPGQPDLRHIVIDGSNVAMVHGLQHYFSSRGIAIAVQYFWDRGHRDITVFVPQWRFSKDARVREGHFLQKLYSLSLLSLTPSRVMDGKRISSYDDRFHRLSKIWNLSTAALTQN, encoded by the exons ATGCCTACCTGGGGGGCTGGCTCCCCGTCCCCTGACCGCTTTGCCGTGTCTGCGGAGGCCGAGGACAAGGTGCGGGAGCAGCAACCCTACGTGGAGCGCATCTTCAGAGTGGAGATGAGTGTCCTCCCAAAGGACTGTCCTGAGAACCCTCACATCTGGCTGCAGCTGGAGGGCCCCAAGGAGAACGCCAGCAGAGCCAAG GAGTTCCTGAAGGGTCTTTGCAGCCCTGAGCTGCAGGATGAAGTCCACTACCCACCCAAACTGCACTGCATCTTCCTGGGAGCCCAGGGCTTTTTCCTTGATTGCCTGGTCTGGAGCACATCAGCCCACCTCGTGCCAGGGCCCCCCGGTTCGCTGATGGTCAGTGGCCTGACCGAGGCCTTCGTCATGGCTCAGAGCAGAGTGGAGGAGCTGGTGGAGCGGCTGAGCTGGGACTTTCAGCCGGGGCGATCGCCTGGAGCCTCGCAGTGTGCCGGAGTGCTAGCAGACTTCTCTGCCCTGCTGCAGCCCTATGGGGATGCCCACACACAGGCCCTGCTGCGGTTGCCCCTGGCTGTCCAGGAGGAACTGTTGAGCCTGGTGCAGGAGGCAGCCAGGGGGCAGGGGCCCCAGCCACAGCCCCTCTGCGGCAGGGGGAGCCCAGGCCCACTGGGTGCTCAGTACCAGGGTGTCAGAGCTCCCTCGAGTGAAGGCAGGGAGTCCTTGGACCCTGGACCTATGGGGTGGCAAGAATCAAGGGGAGAGAGACAGGTtatggagaaggagggagggaagcagggtggTCCCAGGGAGATGGAAGTGGGGTGGAAGGAGCTGCCTGGGAAAGAGGCCTGGGAGAAAGCAGGGGCCTTCAGATCACAGTCAGGAGGGGGAATGGTAGGGCAGTTAGGGCCTTTCCTGACAGGGAAGGCCCTGGGCAAGGAGGGGGTGCCTCAGGACAGGGGAAGGTCAGTCTGTGTCCAGAGTGAGCCTCCTGTTGCACAGGGCCCCTGTCAGAGGGCAGCTCAGCCCCGGGGAGCCTCCCTCCTCCAGCGGCTCCACAACGGGAAAGCCTCGCCTCCAAGGGTGCCCAGCCCTCCCCCTGCACCCGAGCCCCCATGGCACTGTGGAGACCGAGGAGACCGAGGAGACCGGGGAGACAAGCAGCAGGTCGCTGCGCGAGGTCGTGGATCTCCATGGAAACGAGGCACGCGTGGGGGCAACTTGGTGACCGGCACGCAGCGTTTCCAGGAGGCCCTGCAGGACCCTTTCACCTTGTGCCTTGCCAATGTGCCTGGCCAGCCAGACCTCCGTCACATTGTCATTGATGGCAGCAACGTGGCCATGGT GCACGGCCTCCAACACTACTTCTCCAGCCGGGGCATTGCCATTGCTGTGCAGTACTTCTGGGACCGGGGCCACCGGGACATAACTGTCTTTGTGCCTCAGTGGCGCTTCAGTAAGGATGCCAGGGTCAGAG AGGGCCACTTCCTGCAAAAGCTGTACTCCCTCAGCctgctctccctcactccctcccggGTCATGGATGGCAAGAGGATCTCCTCCTATGATGATAG ATTTCACAGATTATCCAAGATTTGGAACCTTTCCACAGCAGCATTGACACAGAATTGA
- the KHNYN gene encoding protein KHNYN isoform X2 has translation MPTWGAGSPSPDRFAVSAEAEDKVREQQPYVERIFRVEMSVLPKDCPENPHIWLQLEGPKENASRAKEFLKGLCSPELQDEVHYPPKLHCIFLGAQGFFLDCLVWSTSAHLVPGPPGSLMVSGLTEAFVMAQSRVEELVERLSWDFQPGRSPGASQCAGVLADFSALLQPYGDAHTQALLRLPLAVQEELLSLVQEAARGQGPQPQPLCGRGSPGPLGAQYQGVRAPSSEGRESLDPGPMGWQESRGERQVMEKEGGKQGGPREMEVGWKELPGKEAWEKAGAFRSQSGGGMVGQLGPFLTGKALGKEGVPQDRGRSVCVQSEPPVAQGPCQRAAQPRGASLLQRLHNGKASPPRVPSPPPAPEPPWHCGDRGDRGDRGDKQQVAARGRGSPWKRGTRGGNLVTGTQRFQEALQDPFTLCLANVPGQPDLRHIVIDGSNVAMVHGLQHYFSSRGIAIAVQYFWDRGHRDITVFVPQWRFSKDARVREGHFLQKLYSLSLLSLTPSRVMDGKRISSYDDSLLPFTFVGNLFMVPDDPLGRNGPTLDEFLKKPVRAQGSSKAQHPSRGFAEPGQQQQGREEEEKGSDIRKTRETERLRRQLLEVFWGQDHKVDFILQREPYCRDINQLSEALLSLNF, from the exons ATGCCTACCTGGGGGGCTGGCTCCCCGTCCCCTGACCGCTTTGCCGTGTCTGCGGAGGCCGAGGACAAGGTGCGGGAGCAGCAACCCTACGTGGAGCGCATCTTCAGAGTGGAGATGAGTGTCCTCCCAAAGGACTGTCCTGAGAACCCTCACATCTGGCTGCAGCTGGAGGGCCCCAAGGAGAACGCCAGCAGAGCCAAG GAGTTCCTGAAGGGTCTTTGCAGCCCTGAGCTGCAGGATGAAGTCCACTACCCACCCAAACTGCACTGCATCTTCCTGGGAGCCCAGGGCTTTTTCCTTGATTGCCTGGTCTGGAGCACATCAGCCCACCTCGTGCCAGGGCCCCCCGGTTCGCTGATGGTCAGTGGCCTGACCGAGGCCTTCGTCATGGCTCAGAGCAGAGTGGAGGAGCTGGTGGAGCGGCTGAGCTGGGACTTTCAGCCGGGGCGATCGCCTGGAGCCTCGCAGTGTGCCGGAGTGCTAGCAGACTTCTCTGCCCTGCTGCAGCCCTATGGGGATGCCCACACACAGGCCCTGCTGCGGTTGCCCCTGGCTGTCCAGGAGGAACTGTTGAGCCTGGTGCAGGAGGCAGCCAGGGGGCAGGGGCCCCAGCCACAGCCCCTCTGCGGCAGGGGGAGCCCAGGCCCACTGGGTGCTCAGTACCAGGGTGTCAGAGCTCCCTCGAGTGAAGGCAGGGAGTCCTTGGACCCTGGACCTATGGGGTGGCAAGAATCAAGGGGAGAGAGACAGGTtatggagaaggagggagggaagcagggtggTCCCAGGGAGATGGAAGTGGGGTGGAAGGAGCTGCCTGGGAAAGAGGCCTGGGAGAAAGCAGGGGCCTTCAGATCACAGTCAGGAGGGGGAATGGTAGGGCAGTTAGGGCCTTTCCTGACAGGGAAGGCCCTGGGCAAGGAGGGGGTGCCTCAGGACAGGGGAAGGTCAGTCTGTGTCCAGAGTGAGCCTCCTGTTGCACAGGGCCCCTGTCAGAGGGCAGCTCAGCCCCGGGGAGCCTCCCTCCTCCAGCGGCTCCACAACGGGAAAGCCTCGCCTCCAAGGGTGCCCAGCCCTCCCCCTGCACCCGAGCCCCCATGGCACTGTGGAGACCGAGGAGACCGAGGAGACCGGGGAGACAAGCAGCAGGTCGCTGCGCGAGGTCGTGGATCTCCATGGAAACGAGGCACGCGTGGGGGCAACTTGGTGACCGGCACGCAGCGTTTCCAGGAGGCCCTGCAGGACCCTTTCACCTTGTGCCTTGCCAATGTGCCTGGCCAGCCAGACCTCCGTCACATTGTCATTGATGGCAGCAACGTGGCCATGGT GCACGGCCTCCAACACTACTTCTCCAGCCGGGGCATTGCCATTGCTGTGCAGTACTTCTGGGACCGGGGCCACCGGGACATAACTGTCTTTGTGCCTCAGTGGCGCTTCAGTAAGGATGCCAGGGTCAGAG AGGGCCACTTCCTGCAAAAGCTGTACTCCCTCAGCctgctctccctcactccctcccggGTCATGGATGGCAAGAGGATCTCCTCCTATGATGATAG CCTGCTGCCTTTCACTTTTGTGGGAAACCTCTTCATGGTTCCTGATGACCCGTTAGGGCGAAACGGCCCCACCCTGGACGAGTTCCTAAAGAAGCCGGTCAG GGCACAGGGGTCTTCTAAGGCTCAGCATCCTTCCAGGGGCTTCGCAGAACCTGGTCAGCAGCagcaggggagagaagaggaggaaaaaggcagTGACATCCGGAAGACCCGGGAGACTGAGCGGCTGCGGCGCCAGCTGCTCGAGGTGTTTTGGGGCCAGGATCACAAGGTGGACTTCATCCTGCAGCGGGAGCCGTACTGCCGGGACATCAACCAGCTCTCAGAGGCCCTGCTGAGTCTCAACTTTTGA
- the SDR39U1 gene encoding epimerase family protein SDR39U1 isoform X2, protein MRVLVGGGTGFIGRALTQLLKARGHEVTLVSRKPGPDRITWDELDTSGLPHCDAAVNLAGENILNPLRRWNERFQKEVLNSRLETTQILARAINKAPQPPQAWVLVTGVAYYQPSLTAEYDEDSPGGDFDFFSNLVTKWEAAARLPGESTRQVVVRSGVVLGRGGGAIGHMLLPFRLGLGGPIGPGHQFFPWIHIRDLAGILAHAVEASHVQGVLNGVAPAPTTTNAEFAKAFGAALGRPAFIPLPSMVVQAVFGRERAIMLLEGQKVVPRRTLATGYQYSFPELGAALKEVVA, encoded by the exons ATGCGGGTGCTTGTGG GTGGCGGGACGGGCTTCATTGGGAGAGCGCTAACCCAGCTGCTGAAAGCCAGGGGCCACGAAGTGACGTTGGtttcccgaaagccgggccccgatCGAATCACGTGG GATGAACTTGATACGTCGGGGCTGCCCCACTGTGATGCCGCTGTCAACCTGGCGGGAGAAAACATCCTCAACCCTCTCCGAAG GTGGAATGAACGCTTCCAAAAAGAGGTTCTCAACAGCCGCTTGGAGACCACCCAGATACTGGCTAGAGCCATCAACAAGGCCCCACAACCCCCCCAGGCCTGGGTCTTAGTCACTGGTGTAG CTTACTACCAGCCCAGCCTGACTGCAGAGTATGATGAGGACAGCCCAGGAGGGGACTTTGACTTTTTCTCCAACCTGGTAACCAAATGGGAAGCTGCAGCCAGACTTCCTGGAGAGTCTACACGCCAGGTGGTGGTGCGTTCCG GGGTTGTGCTGGGCCGTGGGGGTGGTGCCATCGGTCACATGCTGCTGCCCTTCCGCCTGGGCCTGGGGGGCCCCATCGGCCCAGGCCATCAGTTCTTCCCCTGGATTCACATCAGGGacttggcagggatcctggccCATGCTGTTGAAGCAAGTCACGTGCAAGGAGTCCTGAATGGAGTGGCTCCAGCCCCCACCACTACGAATGCTGAGTTTGCCAAGGCCTTCGGCGCTGCCCTAGGCCGCCCAGCCTTCATCCCTCTCCCCAGCATGGTGGTGCAAGCAGTCTTTGGACGAGAGCGTGCCATCATGCTGCTGGAGGGCCAGAAGGTGGTCCCACGGCGGACACTGGCCACAGGCTACCAGTACTCCTTCCCAGAGTTAGGGGCTGCGTTGAAGGAAGTCGTAGCCTAA
- the SDR39U1 gene encoding epimerase family protein SDR39U1 isoform X1: MERLKQNLRGGRPFLREVTEPCTGGGTGFIGRALTQLLKARGHEVTLVSRKPGPDRITWDELDTSGLPHCDAAVNLAGENILNPLRRWNERFQKEVLNSRLETTQILARAINKAPQPPQAWVLVTGVAYYQPSLTAEYDEDSPGGDFDFFSNLVTKWEAAARLPGESTRQVVVRSGVVLGRGGGAIGHMLLPFRLGLGGPIGPGHQFFPWIHIRDLAGILAHAVEASHVQGVLNGVAPAPTTTNAEFAKAFGAALGRPAFIPLPSMVVQAVFGRERAIMLLEGQKVVPRRTLATGYQYSFPELGAALKEVVA, translated from the exons ATGGAAAGGTTGAAACAAAACTTGAGAGGCGGGAGGCCGTTTCTGAGGGAGGTTACTGAACCGTGCACAG GTGGCGGGACGGGCTTCATTGGGAGAGCGCTAACCCAGCTGCTGAAAGCCAGGGGCCACGAAGTGACGTTGGtttcccgaaagccgggccccgatCGAATCACGTGG GATGAACTTGATACGTCGGGGCTGCCCCACTGTGATGCCGCTGTCAACCTGGCGGGAGAAAACATCCTCAACCCTCTCCGAAG GTGGAATGAACGCTTCCAAAAAGAGGTTCTCAACAGCCGCTTGGAGACCACCCAGATACTGGCTAGAGCCATCAACAAGGCCCCACAACCCCCCCAGGCCTGGGTCTTAGTCACTGGTGTAG CTTACTACCAGCCCAGCCTGACTGCAGAGTATGATGAGGACAGCCCAGGAGGGGACTTTGACTTTTTCTCCAACCTGGTAACCAAATGGGAAGCTGCAGCCAGACTTCCTGGAGAGTCTACACGCCAGGTGGTGGTGCGTTCCG GGGTTGTGCTGGGCCGTGGGGGTGGTGCCATCGGTCACATGCTGCTGCCCTTCCGCCTGGGCCTGGGGGGCCCCATCGGCCCAGGCCATCAGTTCTTCCCCTGGATTCACATCAGGGacttggcagggatcctggccCATGCTGTTGAAGCAAGTCACGTGCAAGGAGTCCTGAATGGAGTGGCTCCAGCCCCCACCACTACGAATGCTGAGTTTGCCAAGGCCTTCGGCGCTGCCCTAGGCCGCCCAGCCTTCATCCCTCTCCCCAGCATGGTGGTGCAAGCAGTCTTTGGACGAGAGCGTGCCATCATGCTGCTGGAGGGCCAGAAGGTGGTCCCACGGCGGACACTGGCCACAGGCTACCAGTACTCCTTCCCAGAGTTAGGGGCTGCGTTGAAGGAAGTCGTAGCCTAA